In Erythrobacter litoralis HTCC2594, a single genomic region encodes these proteins:
- the topA gene encoding type I DNA topoisomerase: MQLVIVESPAKAKTIEKYLGKDFKVLASYGHVRDLPPKDGSVRPDEDFAMDWELYRDKQKRFKEISDAAKQADRLVLATDPDREGEAISWHVQELLAKRKALPAKVDRVTFNAITKSAVTEAMGRPRELDQPLIDAYLARRALDYLFGFTLSPVLWRKLPGAKSAGRVQSVALRLIVDREREIEAFKPEEYWSVLARFEHDGTEFDARMVRFDGKKLDKMTLGNEGSALAAKAAVDAGRFTVSDIETKPLKRNPAPPFTTSTLQQEAARKLGFSASHTMRCAQSLYEAGAITYMRTDGVQMDGSAIAACRHAIEERYESAYLPEKPRFYATKAKNAQEAHEAIRPTNFNRDSAGSGDEAKLYGLIFKRAMASQMATAQLERTTITLEDPTGQHALRATGQVVKFPGFFAVYQEGFDDKSDEDEDGLLPAMHKGDAPAKKGVEANQHFTQPPPRFSEASLVKRLEELGIGRPSTYASTIQTLRDRDYVRMEKNRFFAEESGRLLTAFLERFFPNYVAYEFTAGMEEELDTVSDGREEYKELLAKFWADFKPKADEVMEKLPSEVTEVLDDYLSDYLFPPTEDGTEPRACPLCRDEGREGGRLALRGGRYGAFVACANYPECKYTRRFAQPGGNESAADDGIMGQHPETGEDIERKSGRFGPYVQMGEGKEAKRASIPKDLDDFDLDWAVKLLDLPRIVGAHPETGKEIEAAIGRYGPYLRHDGKYGKLQSTRDVFEVGMNAAVTILAEAANRKGGGRGKAEPIKTLGEHPTSGGEMKVMPGRYGPYVTDGTTNATIPKDMKPEDVSEAQAIELIDARAAKGPVKKKRKKAPAKKKAAPKKKAAAKK, translated from the coding sequence ATGCAACTTGTTATCGTTGAATCGCCGGCCAAGGCGAAAACCATCGAGAAATATCTCGGCAAGGACTTCAAGGTTCTCGCCAGCTACGGCCATGTCCGCGACCTGCCGCCCAAGGATGGCAGCGTGCGGCCGGACGAGGATTTCGCGATGGACTGGGAGCTCTATCGCGACAAGCAGAAGCGCTTCAAGGAAATCAGCGACGCGGCCAAGCAGGCCGACCGGCTGGTGCTCGCAACCGACCCCGACCGCGAAGGCGAGGCGATCAGCTGGCACGTCCAAGAATTGCTGGCCAAGCGCAAGGCGCTACCCGCCAAGGTCGATCGCGTCACTTTCAACGCCATCACCAAGAGCGCCGTTACCGAGGCGATGGGCAGGCCCCGCGAGCTCGACCAACCGCTGATCGACGCCTATCTGGCACGCCGCGCGCTCGACTACCTGTTCGGCTTTACGCTTTCGCCCGTTCTGTGGCGCAAGCTGCCCGGTGCGAAATCGGCGGGCCGCGTGCAGTCGGTTGCGCTGCGACTGATCGTCGATCGCGAGCGCGAGATCGAAGCGTTCAAGCCCGAAGAATACTGGTCCGTCCTCGCCAGGTTCGAACATGACGGGACCGAATTCGATGCACGCATGGTGCGCTTCGACGGCAAGAAGCTCGACAAGATGACGCTGGGCAATGAAGGTTCGGCGCTGGCGGCCAAGGCCGCCGTTGATGCCGGGCGCTTCACGGTCTCGGACATCGAGACCAAGCCATTGAAGCGCAATCCCGCGCCGCCGTTCACGACATCGACGCTGCAACAGGAAGCTGCGCGCAAGCTCGGCTTCTCGGCCAGCCACACGATGCGGTGCGCCCAGTCGCTCTATGAAGCGGGCGCGATCACCTACATGCGGACCGACGGCGTGCAGATGGACGGCAGCGCGATCGCCGCCTGCCGCCACGCGATCGAAGAGCGATACGAAAGCGCGTACCTGCCCGAGAAACCGCGCTTCTACGCCACCAAGGCCAAGAACGCGCAGGAAGCCCACGAAGCGATCCGGCCGACCAATTTCAACCGCGACAGTGCTGGATCGGGCGACGAGGCCAAGCTCTACGGCCTGATCTTCAAGCGCGCGATGGCGAGCCAGATGGCGACCGCGCAGCTGGAGCGCACGACCATTACGCTGGAAGACCCGACCGGCCAGCACGCGCTGCGGGCCACCGGGCAGGTGGTGAAGTTCCCCGGCTTCTTTGCGGTCTACCAGGAAGGCTTCGACGACAAGTCCGATGAGGACGAAGACGGCCTGCTGCCCGCCATGCACAAGGGCGATGCGCCCGCCAAGAAGGGTGTCGAGGCCAACCAGCATTTCACCCAGCCGCCACCGCGTTTCTCCGAGGCCTCGCTGGTCAAGCGGCTGGAGGAGCTCGGCATCGGTCGGCCATCGACCTACGCCTCGACCATCCAGACTTTGCGCGACCGCGACTATGTGCGGATGGAGAAAAACCGTTTCTTTGCCGAGGAATCGGGCCGATTGCTCACAGCGTTCCTCGAACGGTTCTTCCCCAACTACGTCGCCTACGAATTCACCGCCGGGATGGAGGAAGAGCTCGACACCGTCAGCGACGGGCGCGAGGAATACAAGGAATTGCTCGCCAAGTTCTGGGCCGACTTCAAGCCCAAGGCCGACGAAGTCATGGAGAAACTGCCCTCGGAAGTAACCGAGGTGCTGGACGACTATCTCTCCGACTATCTCTTCCCGCCGACCGAAGACGGCACCGAACCACGCGCCTGCCCGCTGTGCCGGGACGAAGGGCGCGAGGGCGGGAGGCTTGCCTTGCGCGGCGGCCGCTATGGCGCGTTCGTCGCCTGCGCCAACTATCCAGAATGCAAGTATACCCGCCGCTTCGCCCAGCCGGGCGGCAACGAAAGCGCGGCGGACGACGGCATCATGGGCCAGCACCCGGAGACCGGCGAGGACATCGAGCGAAAGTCCGGCCGCTTCGGACCATACGTCCAGATGGGCGAGGGCAAGGAAGCCAAGCGCGCGAGCATCCCCAAGGACCTCGACGATTTCGATCTCGACTGGGCGGTCAAGCTGCTCGACCTGCCGCGCATCGTCGGCGCGCATCCGGAGACGGGCAAGGAAATCGAAGCGGCGATCGGGCGCTATGGCCCCTACCTCCGCCACGACGGCAAATACGGCAAGCTGCAGAGCACGCGCGACGTGTTCGAAGTCGGCATGAACGCCGCCGTCACGATCCTCGCCGAAGCCGCCAATCGCAAGGGTGGCGGTCGCGGCAAGGCGGAGCCTATCAAGACGCTCGGCGAACACCCGACCAGCGGCGGCGAGATGAAGGTCATGCCGGGGCGCTATGGTCCCTATGTCACCGATGGCACCACCAATGCGACCATCCCCAAAGACATGAAGCCCGAGGATGTGAGTGAAGCGCAGGCGATCGAACTGATCGATGCCCGCGCCGCCAAAGGGCCGGTGAAGAAGAAACGCAAGAAAGCTCCTGCGAAGAAGAAAGCTGCACCCAAGAAGAAAGCAGCGGCGAAGAAGTGA